DNA sequence from the Canis aureus isolate CA01 chromosome 12, VMU_Caureus_v.1.0, whole genome shotgun sequence genome:
TATATTCTGACTCTTCTCCCAAATGTCCCTCCTCTCAACTTGACCTTTGCCTTCACATAAACACAGCTGGTTCCTTTGTGTCCTGTTGCAAAGATCTGGAACACAGGCTTGGGGAACCCTATATGCAAGGGAAACCAGACCAGCAGGTGGCTACTAGATGTCAATTAAGGTGTTTAGTCATTGGGAAACCCACAGGCAAGACCCGGATTTTCCCACAAGAAATACTATGGATGTGAGTAAACACATCAGTGAGCTTAAAGTTCTACATGTTTGCGACAATTCAGCCCTCTTTAAAATTAGAAGGGGTAGAGTAGGTGAAGATTGAATATGAAATGCCTAGTGCCGCCCTTCGCAAATGGTAATCACTCAGTAAATAGGCGTCTGGGCTCTTAGTTTCAGCGACCGTCGATTCCAGGACTTCAAGGAAATCTCTTACACTCCTTAAATtactcccctctgccccccaaatCTATCCCAGCCTTCCCTCTTCCTACCCCATCGGCCAGGAAGACTCGCGCATTTGCTCCTATATTACACTGGGCACCCAGTCCTGGAGACTTGCACCCGCTGGGACTGAGGAGCGAGGTCCAAGGTCCCGTGCGAGTGAAttcctccagcccagggcccgCCGCCCGCAGCCTTATGGGAGTTGTAGTTCTCAAAACGTAGACCTTCCAAGCAGGCGACACCTCGGGACTCGTTTTCCCAGGCTCCTATGCGCGGATCCACTTGGGACAGTCCTCGGATGGGTGAAGAGGTCTGTGGGAGCTTGCTGACGAGAAAGTGGAATCTAGTGGTGTGCGTGCCGTCGAGGAACTCAGGGCTGGTTCCCGTGCCTTCCCAGCCCTGGAGGCCGGACTTGGAGTCCAAGTTTACGGTTCCCTGGAGGGCGAAAGATAAGGAGCAGAGCGGGAGCTGCCAACCCCGACCCGAGTCAAAACTCCCAGGGAGTCTTCGCTGCTCCCGCCTCCGCTTCTCCCGCTCGGCTCCCGCTTGGGGGCTCCCTCTGGGGCCGGGAGGCGCAGCAGTCGCTGGATGTGCGCGCCCGCGGGTCCCCGGGACCTTGGAGGCGGCCGCTGAGCCCCGCAGCGGGCGGAGAGTGTGTATTCGCCTTGTGCAGCCTCACCCCGGAGGGCCGCGCGGGCTGCGGGCATGATCGCCGGGGTCTTCAGCGCGCGCACGTGGGTCCCGGTGGGCGTCCTCGCCGCGCTGGCTTACTGCGCCCACCGGCGGCGGGTGGCCCGGGCCGAGCCGCGGGGGCCTGACGGTCGGCAGCCTGTCGACCGGAGTCAGCTGGAGCTGAAAATGGTGCAAGTAGTGTTCCGACACGGGGCGCGGAGCCCCCTCAAGCCGCTCCCGCAGAAGCAGCAGGTGAGAGGTCGGCCTGGGCGGGGGCTGCTGCGGCGGGGGACCGTGCGGTCGACCGACCTCTCACCTTTGGAGTTTTGCTCTCACTGAGCTGGGTTCCCGCTGGGTCCAGACCAAGGGAAAACTGCCTTAGCCAGTTCCGCCCCCAGCTCTGAGCAGAGGTCCTGGCCTGGGATCCCCGAGGTCCCCTTCCTCCTCGAGGACCTTCCAGTTGTGCCCCTCCTGGATGTGGTGTAGCACAGCTGGCAGCACTGCGCTGCTTAGGGTGCTTGTTAGTTAAATCGCCCCGGGGATCTGGTTAAAATGAGGATTCTAATTCAGCAGGTGTGAGGTCGGCTGGAgattctgcattttaacaggTATTGGGGGTGAACTTGAGAACAGAAGTGCAGTGCATTTCTGTGTGATGGTTTTGAAGGTTGTGGAGAGTTGCAGGAACCACCGTAACTGGGATCACAGTGGCTAACAGAGCTCAACATCTTTGGGAACAGATTTTACAGGAGCTTTTGCTCAGGGTTTGCCATTTTGGACCATTTGGGATCCAAATGGaaggctttgttgttgttgttgttacaatTAAGTGCTGTATCTTGGGGCTCTCCTTTACTATTTTGGGTGTCTAAAACTTTTgtggaagggatttttttttttaaattggctagTCTTGTGGCTGTGTCTCAAGATCTAACTGGTATTGTGAGGATAATTATGACTAAAGcacaaataattaatttttttaagtgattaacCTTCCTGGATTTGATTTTTGGGGAGAAGCAGTGAAGGTCTCTGACCTTTGACAGCAGGCAGGCCTGTAATTGAAGAACTGGCTTCCCAATGAGGATAAAGAGGCAATCTGAAATCCTCAGGCCCCTAGCTGTCACACTTAACTGTGGACTGCTTTTGCATTATTGATCCTCCAGCTTAATGTTGGAGCATGTTCAACGGATGTCCAAACCTGATATTTATCATACTCTTCATGATCATAGTTGGCTTTCCAGAAACCCTTAGAGTTGTGTCCTCACACCCTACAACtgaaaatctactttttaaagctGGCCACGCATGAACtcaaacttttgttttgttttgtttttttacatgaaCTCAAACTTTTAAAGCACTTcccacataaataaatacattttggcaGGCACTTAATTCTATTACCAGATTTCTAGTTAGCCTTTCTGAATGTTTATACCACTTTCTATTTGGTattggaatttctttcttttttttttcttcttccctcctttcctccttccctgggctcccttccttcctttcttttttcttcttcttttttttttttaaatacatgtcttcttttttcttttttaaactttttaaaaatttttatttatttatgatagtcacagagagagagagaggcagagacacaggcagagggagaagcaggctccatgcaccgggagcccgacgtgggattcgatcccgggtctccaggatcgcgccctgggccaaaggcaggcgccaaaccgctgcgccacccagggatccccccttcctttctttttgatgctTTTTCAATCTCTTACTCTGCCTTTTTGTATTACGTCACtaaattttccttatgatttttgtaCTTAACACATCTCATGTGCACTCACTCTCCTCCATTTATTCTTGTtacagaaaatctggaaaataacATATAAGGGTAGAAGACTCATGTTAAAGACAAAGCTATCAGTGGTAGCAAGAGAATAAAAGTCTGAATGTCTAGGCTTGGACCTAGTTTGTACAGTATATATCCTCCCTTAAGGGGCTGAGAAACATTTAGGTTCTTTTAGGACTTTATCCTGAGTCAGTATGTGTGTGAAGGGTACCTTCTGCCTTTATGTTGGAAGAGGCAGTTTGTAGCTCAGGAGAACGCCATCATCATTAGTCTTCTGTGTAGCCTCAAAATAAGCATGTGAAGTCCACGTCCTTGCTTTGCAATTAGAGAAGGCATGTtacctctcctgcctcctcacaTTCTCAGACTTCAGGCAAATGCATTAGATAATCTTTGATTATCTCATATAAAGTTGTGTGCATAAAAACCTGGGGtggatgggggatccctgagtggctcagtgtttggcgcctgccttcggtccagggtgtgatcctggagacccgggattaagttccacgtcgggctcccggcatggagcctgcttctccctctgcctgtgtctctgcctctctctctctctctctctgtgtctctcatgaataaataaataaaatctttaaacaaaacaaaaccaggggtGGAACCAGCTCTCTTTCAATTTAGGCTGTGAGCGGGTGTCATCAGCTTCCTGTAACTtgtttctggatattttctctAAGGTTTTCTTTTCAAGATCCACTTTGATAGAAGTTGTTATTGGGCTTTTCTGATCTTCCTGGTTCTGCTATTAACTGTAGTCAGAAGGGATTTCCTGGCAACAATTCTAAAACTAAAATTGCCTTTGGTAGATGTATACAGACTTGTGACTGGTTTATAGATGAACAAAAGTGACAAGTCATTTCATTCAGTTATCTCACAGATCTTCAGAAAGTAGCATTgtttaaaagtagatttttttaaaaagattttttaatttttcatttgagagagtgaatgagagcacaaataggggtgagtggctgagggagaagcagactccctgctgagcagggagcccaactcaggacttgattccaggatcctgggatcctgacctgaactcaaggcaaacacttaacttataactgactgagccacccaggcaccccgaaagtTAGATCTTTTATGGAGTTGTTTTTTTTAGACTTGAATGGCTGTTGAATTGTCTTCGTTTAGCTGTGCTTGAGAAATAAAGCTTTGGAATTTGATTGGTTATTTTTTCTGATCATTAGATTAGATCCAAGTCCAcattcacaaggtaaatgtgtCCTTGCTTTCAGATTTCCTTCAGTTCACCTCTAGGCAAGATGGCCTCCAACTCAGGCAGGTTCTTCCgtttttataaaacaaagtcCAGCTTAGCTACACTAATGATTAAGGGATTTgggttcctttttatttgataatGTAGGCAAGCTGGGAAGCATATTGTCAGTCTCATTGTTACTTAATACCCAAAGCTCAGCTAAGAGAAGCAGTATTCAGGAAGCAGTGCATGAAGGATATGTCTAAGTCCATCCATTCCTCTGGAGCAGCGTTCTTAACTGCTCGTTCTTGGCAGGACATTGGATTCagtggagttttaaaaaatactaatgctCGGTCTCCCTCctggaaattctgatttaattggacTAGAGCATCCATACATGGCAACAGCCTCTCTGGTAAAGCATTAGGATTATCTGGACTAGATAGCATTTAAACAGTGAACCAACCCCAGGATATCCAGATATGACGAGCTCAGGATGGGGCCAGGcatcagtttctttaaaaaactttttttcaggggcagcggtttagtgccgccttcagcccagggcgtgatcctagagacctgggatcgaatcccatgtcaggcatcctgcgtggagcctgcgtctgtctctgcttctctctgtgtgtgtgtctctcatgaataaataaataaaatcttaaaaaaaaacaaaacaaaaaaacttttctgTGATGCCAGTCTACAGCCAAGGTTTAAAACCATTGCtttattctaaagattttatctatttgtgtgagagagagagagcacacataagcagggggaggaggagagggagaagtagattccccactaagcagggaacccgacatgggggTCTATCTCCAAACTCTgccatcaagacctgagccaaaggcagatgcttaactaactgagtaccaccaccaccccccccaaccGCTGCCCATTGCTTTATTTTGAAATCTACACCCAGaaaggttttgttatttttatgtagattttttcttttacctctgGAATGTAGCATATCAATCCTAGTATAGTATTATCTTCACAGAAATGTGCTTTGGTGAGATGTCATCATTCTGTGTTGAGGAAACTATGAGAAACAATCCCATAGAACTCATTGCTGTGACTactgaaaagatgttcattataTTACTCTATCCTCTTTATGAGGACCCTTGGGAGGAATTTGTCTGTTAGCATTAGAAGTGGTGTGCTTCTCCTGAACAGTTATCTTTAGGCTTGTCTAGCTTGCTGTCTCTACTAacttaaaaatccagaaaaggcAGGGTCATATTCTTTCCATCTTTGTATCTTCCACAAAGGTCTGGCAAATTGTTGGAACTGTTAAttgtacctactgtgtgccaagctcTTTGCTGGGGCTTGAAAATGCAGGGGTAAATAGACAACCCAGTCTGTTCTCAGAGCAGGACTGCTGAGCAGGGCGGACTTGTAATGGAGCTCTTCTAATACCGTTTGGTAAAGACTACCAAAAGAGCCACTGAGGCTGAGGGCATGGGCCCATGGTCACAGCTTCTGGGAACATTTAAGCTGTCTTGTGGAATGAGCAGAAATCCTTCCagatgaaaggagaaagaaaatcccaggTAGAAGAAACATGAGGTTGAAAGACCAGGAAGTGTGAGGATGGtgctataggaaacaaacttatATGGCTAGAGACTAAGTGTGTAGGACAGGGAAGAAATGCTGAAgtaggggcaggggggaggcaaGGGCCATCATGTATTTGTGAGTCATTGAAGGATTTATGCAGGGAGGTTATAGAGTCAGAACTCTGAAAGAAGGAACTGGGATTAAAAGACACTGGGAAGAAGGTCTGTGCTCTGAACACCTAGTCTTCTGATATCAGTTGCTGTAGCACCCCTGGGGGAAGAGGTTCAGGTTTGGGGGATTGGCTACAGGTGGGAGTGAGACAAAGCCTTTTGAAAGAATCGGGGTTTCCTTTGTGTGAAAGGAACCTGACATTCCCAGTGCTGCTCTCCTGGGAATTTCTGGGAGAGACCAAGATAAATATAATGATGCATGACATAGGGAAGTTTTCAAATgttagttttaaaacaaaacaaagtagttAGGAATTGACTTAAATATGGTTCTTATGATTTTAAGTGCTGTAGGAATTCAGGTAAGAAGACAATCCACTAAAAGCTGGAGTAGTCACTGATGAAAAGTAAGACTTGAGCTATCACTGGACCTTGAAGAGAAAATGGATGGACAGTAGGGATAGGAGTCCCTACAagcaagggagaagcaagctaaAAGAAGATGCAGAGGAAGTAGTGGGCATGATCTggtctggggaggggaggaaagaggcaTAGTGACAGTACAGCTGGGAACAGGGGCTGAGCCAAGGTAGAGAAGTCCTGGAATGCCAAGTGCTTATCGCTTGAAACATTAGGAAAGAACTATTGAGGAACTGGGACAGGGACACcaagggtggctcagcagttgagtgtctgcctttggcagttgagtgtctgcctttggctcaggtcgtgatcctgggattcaggatcgagtccaacatcgggctccttgcagggagcctgcttctccctctgcctgtgtctctgcctctctctgtgtgtctctcatgaataaataactctttaaaaaaatcttaaaaaaaaaaaagctattgatATGATGAAAATGACTTAGTAGGAttcatgggggtggagggggaagatAATCTGTGTAATAAGATTTTACACTGTGACAGTGAGATAAAAGACTTTTGggagtgacttttttttctagACAGCGATCAATAGAGTTTAGTGCAAGACTGGTGGAGCAGTGGGTGAAGAGTGAGGTTTGAGTTTTGGAGCCTAGGATAACTGTGGTATCATTGCGAATGACACATAATATGTTGGGAAGAGGAGCTGGTatatggaaagaagaaaagacttgtttttaaaattgaagtcaTCACATCTGACTCAATGAGTGTAAGAGTTTCATGGGCAGTTGGAGCTCTGAGACATATGGCTACTTGTGATATTTTGAAACCATTACAGTACAGTGGAGCAGGAGCCAGATCTCTCttaaggagagaaggaagatggTGAAGAAGTGAAGGTTTCTTAGGGGGCAACCAATTGCTTGAGAAACTGGGTGAGAGGAAGGGAAATAGGTGGTAGTTACAGGGGATGTTAAGTAGAGCCCTTGAGGGCAGGATGCATAGAAACCTGCAGATTGATTCCTAAGGAATTCTTACAAATGTATGCTCATTGACATtatattatattcattcatttgttcattcattcattcatttaccaagTATTTGCATGCCAGGCATTCCGgccatttctctcctttattgGAGTCTGGGCTCAGTGCCAGAGCAACATCTTAACAGTGAGGACTAGTGGAACAGTAACAGGACTTGGGCTAAGGATCCCTGGAGTACTAAATTACGGTCTTTTCTAGAGTtagcttttttccttcttgtgcGAAACTTGTGGGTCTAGCTAGTGTCTGTGGTTCCAGCTATGTCTTCCAAGTGCTGCTGGATATTACTGCTGTAAGTTTCAAGAAACTTCTAAACAATGTGTTGTTTTTTGTGGTCACAACAGGCAGAGTGGAATCTCCAGCTATTAGAGGTCCCACCCCATACTCAGTTTGATTACACCATCACCAATCTAGCTGGTGGCCCAAAACCGCATTCTCCTTTCGACTCTCAATACCGTGAGACCAAACTGAAGGTGAGCAATGcttccctcctctgggaagcTCACTGTGACGTTTCCATGGTTTTCTCTGGGCTGAGTTTAGCAGGCTATGAggtattttcattcttctctatctctctgccccATATTAGGGGGGCATGTTTGCTGGACAGCTCACTAATGTGGGCATGCAGCAGATGTTTGCCCTAGGAGAGAGGCTGAGGAAGAACTATGTGGAGGACATCCCCTTTCTTTCGCCAACCTTCAATCCACTGGAAGTCTTGTGAGTCACTCAAAAAAGGGATGCTGCACCCACTTGAAGGTCTTAAGCATTAAGAAACCTGTACTGACCCCCCCCAGATGATTCCCATTCTCACCCAACATAGTTCGGGGCCGTTACCCTTGTATAATAGGATCCTGTGAACATGTGGTCAATGGAGGTGACATTCATTGGCTTTCAGGTCCCTTCCCTGGGGCAGCCATCCCACAGAGATTCTTCCCACCCCCATAGCTCCCCTTATGTGATCTTTAAAGCCTCTCAGCTACTCTGTAGGATAAAGTAGTATATGAATGTCCTTTTATGAAtgtctctaccttttttttttccagtgtccGTTCCACTAATATATATCGGAATCTGGAGTCTACCCGGTGTTTGCTGGCTGGGCTTTTCCAATGTCAGAAAGAAGGTTTGAATTTGGAGTCTAGAAGTTAGCCCCTATCCCAGAGGAGCTTTCTTATTTCCAAAGCCCTCCTTGCCCTCTTTGTTGGTGCCCATTCCTTTGGTTTCTCCTCTCCTACGTACATGGTTTCTGTGGTGTACCTATCCTCATGAGTCCTCTGTTGCCTGGCCTTCTGCTGCCTTACCACTCTGACCCACACATCTGCAGTGACGCATCAGCCATACTGATGTGCCTCTGGCTCCTGACTTCTCCCCGTAAGCTGCTACATAGGCTGCATGAGGCAACCCTAGTCAGGTCTTGTGAAACATATGGGGACTTTTTGCTTAGGTAAGACACTGcttgaaaaggaaggagggcaggagggacacTTTGCTGGGACCCCAGCTTACTACTGTTGCTCTGGTGGTGATGATAATCCACAGCATGACCCAGATGGTATTAATAGTATTCTGTTCAGCCTTTCCTCATTGAGAAAGTCTGTTGTGTTTGGGTTTTGACATGTTCAACTAGTGAATGATCACAGCTAGTGGTACCCAACCTTTCACCACCAAGGACCACATTTGTTATTTTCCCTCATGGACCTCATGTACTGAGGCCCTTTGACTATCAAATGGAGCTGCATTTTGTCATTTGTACTTGAtgcaaatttacatttaattgcCAGTCTGAGTTTCATGTCAACATGACCTCACCAAtatcaaaatactaaaatggtGCCATAAGGCAAAGGTGCTTGCTTAGCTTCTTTAGCAGTATCTCAAATAGATACAAGATTTTCATCagcctttagaaaaataaactatgtaaGATAATAGAAACCTCCAGGCCAGAGGAGGTTGGCCTTACCCCACTCCGGCTTGGGTACAGCTGCTAATTCCAGCTACAGTTGGCTAGTGAACACAAACAGCATGTATCTAAGTAACATAAAGCAAACAGAATGGGCTTCCTCTTACTTCCTAGGAGCCCCTGAGCTTTGGAATCGTCCACAGTGCCTGGCCTCTGAAAACTCTTACTTGCCCAGCTTTTAAGAGGCAAATGCCCTCTCCTCAGAAACACCAAAAGTACAATTGGAATAGGAAAGCTGTTTCTTGGAGACAGCCTGACCTATGGGCAGGTCTCAGACCGAGACTGCCTCCTGTTCCCAGCAGAGAGGGAAGTGGTTTATCATCACTAGACACTGGACCCAAATATCCTGGGACTCTAATTTGACCATGTACCAAACCTTTTTCTAATAGTTTTGTATATACTAACTTGTTTAATTCTTGTAATAACCCTATGATGTAAGTAATATTATCCCTAATTTACAAATAAGAGAATTAAGGCACAGAGAGTCCCAGGGACACAAAGCTGGTAAATGGTGAAACAGGGATTCAAAGTCTGGCAGTCTGGTTCCAGAATCTACACTCTTCACCTTTATGCTCTGTCGCTCAGAGGACATATATTTGGAGAGAGCCCCTGATTATTTGATCAACAAAGTGGTGTCTGAATTTAGTAAAGTTACCATATGCTACTGGAGTTTTGACTATGAATAATTTGTTTGAGAATACTAGCTCTTTGGGGCTTAGATTCatctaatcaaaaaaaaaaaaattcatctaatCACCTCACATATTGACCTCAGTGAATTCCAGAGAGCTGCTGAAGAGGCTCTTTCTTTTGCTATCAGAGAAGGTCAGGCTTGAGTTATGTAGAAAGGGAGGCTACCAGTCTGTAACCTTCACTATGTACCTGTCTGGCACAGGGCAAAGCATGGGAAGGTATAAGAGCACCTTCTCTGGGTATTGATGAAAGAGGATAAAGATACTTGTGAGCTCTGAGCAGTAGCGAGCTACTGTGAAGTATACAACTGATCTTTGAACAACaagggtttgaactgcatgggtacacttacacatgattttttttataagtacAGTACAGAagtgtaaatgtatttttctcttccttaagattttcttaatcatatttttttctctagcttacctgattgtaagaatacagtaatgtactacatataacatacaaaatctGGATTAATCAGCTATTTATGTTACTAGTAAGGCtcccagtcaacagtaggctattagtagttaagtttttggggaatcgaaagttatatatggattttcGACTGTAAGGGGTAGGGATCAGTGACCCTAACccctgttgttcaaggatcaactataTAAGAAACATTGTTTGTAGTCTAACATGTGTGGTTCTTGGCAGTTCACCTAGAAACCTGACTTCCCTTTTGGGCAAGGCTGTGGGGCTGACAGGATTTGTGACCTTGTAGTCACTTTTCTTAGATTGCCATGTGCTAAGTCACCATTTTGGTCTATAGGATGGGACTTTGAAGAGCAAGAAAGTCACCTAGTTCTGATAGAGTCAGGGACAGCCCATTCTTTGTTATAATGCACAAGTGCTGCTAGTGCCTTTATTCAGGAATCTTTTGGAATGGGTCAGGGAAGTGCTGGTCTGATCCAAGTCTGTGCCTGCTCTAGTCTATAGATGGCCCAATAGGAGGGGTTGTGCCAGATAGAACAAGGCTGCTACTTGCTTTCTCCATTTCTCAGACCATAGAAGACCTTCTGTTGGCTGTTGGCAAGGCCAGGGCATATTGATGGCAGTTATTGTCCTTAAGGAATAACCCTGATGATCTGTTCCCTGAAACAGACCAGAGAAGAAGAGAATGGGTAGATGCTGGGAAGAACAAGCTGAAGTCTCTTTTGCCTGTGCTTTCACCTTCCTTCCAGGACCCATCATCATCCACACTGATGAAGCAAGCTCAGAAGTCTTATACCCCAATTACCAAAACTGCTGGAACCTGCAGGAAAGAACCAGGTAATTGTCCTGGGTTCTTGCTCATCAGTGGGGAACAGACAGCCTTTTACCACTTTTGCTGGCAGACTCTGCCTGAACGCAGGGCCTGCCTAGGCTTACCATGTTGGTGGATAAGGGGCGGGAAGGATTGCTTTACAGTAAGGCCTGACATTGCTGTCCAGGAAATGAAGAAGCTCTTGTTCACAGTGACAAACTCATAGTGAAGGTACAGCAAGCTTAAGAATAGCCACGTGCTGGGCTGGAGAGATGGTATGTACAGCCTGAGTGGAGTTTGCCTTTATAAACCATTGTCATCTTGACCATTGTGGGCTCTCAGAAGAGGCAGATGAAGACACTGACAGGTTAAGTAAAAGATGATTAAGCCAGCGGTTGAACTGCAAATCCAGGTGGGCAAGCAGAAGACACAGATTTTCCTTCTCTTACTAATTTGCTGCCCTATAGAATAGATTGGCTTGAGCTGTTGACGCTTTATAGTGTTCAGATGTTTCAGGGATGTGTGAAGACTGTGTtccacagaagagagagaatgttGTTTTCAAGCAGACCTAGGCCATGGTTGTATTGTTCTTGgtataatagaagaaaatgttaGAGTGGAATTTGGAAATCCAGGCTTTTATTCTAGCCCTGGTACCTGCTAACTTACTTTCATAAGTCATTTGAACTCATAGAACCCCAATTGACTCGTGTAAGATGGGAATAATACCAACTAATCCCAATGTCTTGTTATtgagcaataaataaaatcccaaatgaTGAATGAGATATACTTTACAATATATgggattactttttattttttggcagagGACGGAGGAAGGCTGCCTCTTTGCAGCCAGGAATCTCAGAGGATTTGCAAAAGGTCAAGGAAGGGATGGGCATCACCAGTAATGATGGAGTGGACTTCTTCAGCCTA
Encoded proteins:
- the ACP6 gene encoding lysophosphatidic acid phosphatase type 6: MIAGVFSARTWVPVGVLAALAYCAHRRRVARAEPRGPDGRQPVDRSQLELKMVQVVFRHGARSPLKPLPQKQQAEWNLQLLEVPPHTQFDYTITNLAGGPKPHSPFDSQYRETKLKGGMFAGQLTNVGMQQMFALGERLRKNYVEDIPFLSPTFNPLEVFVRSTNIYRNLESTRCLLAGLFQCQKEGPIIIHTDEASSEVLYPNYQNCWNLQERTRGRRKAASLQPGISEDLQKVKEGMGITSNDGVDFFSLLDNVAAEQVHSLLSCPTLKRFARMIEQRAVDTALYVIQGEDRESLQMAVGPFLHILESNLLKVVDPATPPDKTRKLYLYAAHDVTLMPLLITLGIFDHKWPPFAVDLTMELYQHQESKEWFVQLYYRGEEQVPKGCPDRLCPLDKFLNTLSVYTLSPEKYHTLCSQVQVMETESD